ACcaattggtgagtgcctgtttttatttatatatttatctacATGACTAGTACATCTGGCCTTTGTAATATTGTAgtattaggctgcattcacatgaccgtgtgcaCTTTGAAATTTGGCCCATGTGACGGCCACATTTACCGGACCGACCTGAGCTGAAgtcactgcatcatagtgatttacAATGCTGTGAGTTCCTGTTCACCTGAGGGTCTAATGCTCCATGCTGAAGTGATGCTGTGAGTACAGGACCATAGACGAGCGGTGGGGCTGGTCACGAGCTGCGGTCAGTCCGGGAAATGTGTCTAGCATTTCACAGACCAAACATGGCCATGTGGAAGCAGCCTGATTTCTATGTTCTATTGCTAGGGCAGGACCCTTCATCAGGACTGTCTGTTCTCATTGTAATTTTACTTGTTTGTATCCTTTAGTGTTATCCGGGTCAGCCTGAAGTCCTGGCACATGTTGGTTAACCTCTGTCTTCACATCTTCCTGACCTGCACAGTGTATGTGGGAGGCGTAAACCAGACCAGGAATGCCCGTGTTTGTCAGGCGGTAAGTTTGAAGACTTCCGTATAAGAATAAAGCTCCGGAATACCATTAAATCGCCACCAGGGATTACAGCTTTAACAATTTCCAATAATGATTGATACATTCCCAAACCCCAAAGGGACCCTCACTAACCATATAAATAACTGTAAGGGTAGGAGTAAACCCTACTACAAGCTGTGAAAAGCTAGTCTCATATCAtccctcctgacatgtcttgtGGTAGAAACGACACATGACAGAGCCACATCGGAGACGTTCTAAAGCTGGGGCTACACAGACACATGTAACACAGCCGGCAAAACAGCGTATGGTTGCATGTGTGGCTGTGCCAGAAGGTGGTATTATGTTGCATTAATGTGCATAAACATATTTACTAAAgcctttatagaaaaaaaaatgattttttttttgtttgttttttacaatgtcttAATAATTATAATTGTTACAGCCAAATTATTTTTAGGATAGGCCACCCATATTAGATCATGGGGGTCATTTTAGTCATAATTGCAGCTGGTATTGTACGAAACGGCTTCATCAGCCAGGACACAGTGGGGCAGGTTTATCAACTTGGAAAACGGATTTAGTTGCCCCCAAAGATTTCTGGGTCTCTGAACACTGGCTGTAGTCCGTGccaaaatgtttctttttttacctgAATTTATTTGAACGTTTGTTCCGTCAACTCAAGTAGAAATTTAAAGATAAGCACTGGTCATTATTCTGAATCGCAGACCGATGACTATCGAgcagcacttcaccaccaacatcTGGTTGGGACCTCAGTTTGAGAAGCAGTGACTAAAGCTGCATCCCAGTGAAggcaatgggactgagctgtgctacTGGTGCAGCAGTACCTTCAGACAGCTTGCTGGTGGATAAACTGagagtcggacctccaccaatctaataCACTACCTTTGAGAAAGTAGTTGATGATTTTCCTGTCTTGTGCGTTGAAAACTGAAATTAAAATTGATTAATGGGGGGACGCATTTGGTGTACAGAACATGTCTACCATTGTAaagatgcaaattttttttttttatggttacaCAAACGATTAAGACAAAAAAAATGTGCTGAACCCCCTGAAAATCCAAACTTTCCCCTTATTTCACCTTTTTGCCGTGCAAGGGTAAGATCTGGCGAAAATGCACATCAATCGACACCAAAAAAAGGGAGAGATTTCTGTTTTGAAATCTGCACTCGTGTGTCTGTCCCCTTATACATCCATCATGTGACAGGCCATGGGGCGCTTTGATTGCACACAGAGGGATCTTATTCAAGTCATCATTTAATTTCTGAAGTACATTTTTTTAACTAGACCCCATTTAGGTAAATTTCAGACAAGCGTTTCCTCTGCGGGAAACGCTCTGTGAGGGGTCGGGATGTGACATGAGCGCATGACATTATActaatttataatgctgtgtgtctgccTGACCTAAACTGTAATGATTTTTACTCCCATAACGCCATCCGTACAAATCATTACAGCatgggcagagacacacagcattataaaacaTTTTAATGTCATGCACTCATGTCCCATAACGCTGCCGCCTGGAGTGTGCTTCCCAGTGTGGTCACGCTCGTCTGAAATTAGCTTTAGGGGTCTGAAAGGGAATGAAAACTTATGCACTCACAGCTTTTCTGGTTTAAAAATAAGGTATCCGTTTCATTCCACTGTAGCCATCTGGACTACTTGGTCAGGTCCCTTAGATAAAATCTAAATTAAAAACCTTTTTAATGACAGGTTGTAatgcaacaaaaccggaaaaaccGCAGGGAGGGTGAAGACTTTCACAAGCACTGCGTTCATGGCCATCTGTTTTAAAGTAtcggatatcccctttaacatcATGGATCTCACGGCCGAATGGTCAGTCGAAGTAACGCTACATTTCTTTTGCAGGTTGGGATTCTCCTCCATTACTGTACACTGGCCACTTTGCTATGGGTCGGAGTCACAGCGCGCAACATATATAAGCAGGTCACCAAAAAAGCCAAGCGCTGTCAGGATCCTGATGAGCTCCCTCCGCCTCCTAGACCGATGCTGAGGTGTGTGATAAATGACTAAATATATGCCTATGTGAAGATGATGTAGTCATTCTTACTGCCTTATTGTAGTTCTGATGGTTTATCCAGTAGGTGGCGCAAAAGTCCTAATGGAGCctcgttaattttttttttttatcccctttaACTTTTGGACTGTATCCAAGGAAAATACTTCTGACATTGTGTATATATGTGCGAAAGTGATGAATGAAGTGGTCATGTTTGCTTAAAGGAAGTGTCAATGAAGTCAAATATTCAGCAGAAGTAGGAAACCATTAAGGAAATGGTTGTTTACATTGAGTTTTTCCTCATGTTAGGTTGTGTTTAATTACTATTTTAGTTGGCGTCATTTATcggtttccttttattttttattttttctcctcagATTTTATCTTATTGGAGGCGGCATTCCTATCATTGTATGTGGAATAACAGCAGCAGCAAACATTAAGAACTACGGTAGCCGGCCAACTGCCCCATAGTGAGTGTCTGACACGAAGTCCTATGCTATTCTACACAATCATGATAGGTCTAACAatctttttattatgtttttagtTGCTGGATGGCATGGGAGCCCAGCCTGGGAGCCTTCTATGGTCCTGCCAGTTTCATTGTATTCATCAACTGTATGTACTTCCTCAGTATATTCATTCAGCTGAAGCGTCATCCCGACAGAGTATTTGAACTGAAGGAGCAAACCGAGGAACAGCAGCGCTTAGCGGCCAGCGAAAACGGGGAGGGGAACCAGCAGGACTCGCTGTCAGTGTCTTTGGTATCTACATCTGCCTTGGAGAACGAGCAGACGTTCCAAGCTCAGCTTCTCGGCGCCAGCCTTACTTTGTTCCTCTACGTTTCCCTTTGGATATTTGGTGCTTTATCCGTCTCCTTGTACTATCCAATGGACGTGGTCTTCAGTTGCTTTTTTGGCGTGACTTGTTTAAGCCTTGGTGCCTTTTTGGTTGTACATCACTGTATGAACCGGGAGGATGTGAGACGGGCGTTAATCAATATGTTATGCCCAGGTAGGAGCACATATTCGGTGCAAGTCAACGTCCCACCTTCCAACTCTTCTGCTGCCAACGGTGAGGCGCCAAAGTGTACAAACAGCAGCGCTGAGTCTTCATGTACCAATAAAAGCGCATCCAGCGTCAAAAACTCCTCGCAGGGCTGCAAGTTGACTAATTTACAAGCGGCGGCAGCGCAATGTAACACAAACCCCTTACCAGTCAACACGGCACCCCAACTTGACAATAGCTTGACTGAACATTCCTTGGACAACGATATAAAGATGCATGTTGCGCCGGTGGAGGTGCAGTATCGGCCAAATGGTCACCCGTCCAGGCATCACAAAAACAGAAGTAAACACCGCTCTAGTAGGCTCACCGTTCTTAGGGAGTACGCATATGACGTTCCCACCAGCGTCGATGGCAGCGTACAGAACGCAGTACCAAAAAGTCGTCCGAGCTACTCAGAAGGTCACTCACGTAGCCGGAGGGCTTACTTAGCCTACAGAGAGCGCCATTTTAACCAGAGCCATCAAGACAGTAGCGACGCTGGAAGCACGCTTCCTAGGTATAGCAGAAATATGGAAAGGCCTCCGTCCGCCAACCACAAAAAAGACATTTTGAGGGAACCCATTGCCGTGGAGCTTGAAAGTCAGCAGAAATCATACGGCCTAAATTTGGCAGTCCAAAGCGAACCGGTTAAAAATGAAGTGACCGAGGAGCCACCCACAAACACAGACAGCAATGGAAATGTTAGGACTGGTCTTTGGAAACATGAAACTACTGTGTAGTCTCTCCATGCTGGTTCGCCCTTTTGAAGTTGAGACAAGGGACAATTTCATGACTTCAAAGGCTTTTCCAAACTTGTTTACAGGGACTTCTTTTAGCCTATACACTACGAGAGGATACTATGAAGGAGGAGATCTGCTATAACTTCAAGAGACTTTTTGTATTTCAAAAAGAGACTGTGTTTTTGTCCACGCgtgatttttaatatttttttatataatttttttttttttaagaaaagcaaaaggaaaaaaaaagtttttatgtattttctgaCTCATACCGGATGCCTGGTTTCTTATCGGATTTGTATTTAAACATGTAATAAACAGCGTTTGCCACtgtcacttcttttttttttttataactgttgTCTCTACGCTATGTCAGATAATACCTAGTTGTCACTTTATTGATTATTTTAATGCATctttataagaaaagatgctctagaaggggttaaagatgttGTTCTTCTCCACCTTtcctttgaggatgccccacagatgctcaatagggtttaggtctggagacatgcctcagtttctttagcaaggcagtggtcgtctcggaggtgtgtttgggatcgtTATGTtcgaatactgccctgcggcccagtttctgGAGGGAggagatcatgctctgcttcagaaTGTCTCGGTACATGTAGGCAtttatggttccctcaatgaactgtagctccccacagccgacAGCACTCATGCAGTCCCAAACcataacactaccaccaccagacatgactgtaggcaagacacacttgtctttgtacttctcccctggttgccaccacacacccttgacaccatctgaaccaaataagtttatcttggtttcattagaccaCAGAACATGGTTCCAGTTATCCAGAAGTCTGCTTGTCTTTAGCAAATTGTttgtgggctttcttgtgcataaTCTTTAGAAGAGACTTTCTTCTGGGACAAGCCATGAAGACCAATTTAATGCAGTGTCTGAGCATTGAAAGGCTGACCCACACTCATGCTGGCAGCATTCAtttgtctattttgaaaagacaacctctatATATGACGCTGAACATGTGCACTCAACTTCCTTGGtcaaccatggcgaggcctgttcggAGTGGAACCTGTCTGTTAAACCGCTATATGGccttggccaccatgctgcagctcagtctcagggtgtcggcaatcttcttatagcctatgccatctttatgtagagcaacaattttttttttttttttcagatcctcagcgagttctttgccatgaggtgccatgttgaacttccagtgaccagtgtgggagcgataacaccaaatttaacacacctccTCCCCATTCCACctcagaccttgtaacactaacgggTGACATGACACTGAGCAGGGAAAATgggtaattgggcacaatttggccattttcacttaggggtgtactcacttctgTTGCCAGGGGTTTAGAAATGAATGGCTGTGTGTTGTTATTTTGAGGACACACcatatttacactgttatacaagctgtacactgactacattGGATCAAAGAGTCAGATCTTCagcgttgtcccatgaaaagatataattaaatatttacaaaaatgtgaagggtgtactcacttttgtgagatactgtaactTTGTACAACAGTACATGAAGGTCCTACAGCTCCATACTTGAGAGCCATTGGCTCTTTCATGTGAGTGTGGCCTACATATGCAGTATATTATCTCAGAGCGGTACACACAGCATTATGGGTTTCACATCATTCCTTGTACATTTAGTATTTGTACTGAGATATATTCATGGATGTGTTATAGGAGGCAGATATAAGATAAATGATATCTCCCAGTATGCAGTGCAGCAGAGTacattaaaggctatgtgcacctcTGTAACAGTTTGTATTGCTTTTGTGCATCTAAAATGAAAAtgaagcaatattaagaatagtCCTCTTTACTAATTTCCTTTTGGTTTTCACTCTACAGCTGTAATGCAGAGACCTACTTGTCTCTACGGTAACAGACAACAATCGTACTttatgtagtctgatcctgcagtgaaACTCACTTCTATTTGTATATTAGCAGACAGACTGAAATTAATCAACTACATGATctgtgggaatatatatatacacacatggttctattaatggggttttcctgtggataggtcagcagtatctgatcggtgggagtctgacacccaggacccctactgatcagttgtttgagagggCACTGGCACTCTcagtagtgctgcagccttctcgcagcttagccTAGGGCATGTGATaccacgttcatcagtcacatggcctaagagcagctcagccccattgagatgaatagggctgagctgcgataccaagcacagccactatacaatgggtgactctgtgcttggtatgctgcgaGGAGGCTAGAAGACTATTGTAAgctccggtgccttctcaaataggtCATTGGTGGAGGGTCTCAGTTcttcaaaggataggtcatcagcatgaaagtctcggaaaatccctttaaagctaATTATTAAAGTGACTGTAATGGTGCTAACAAAATAGGAGACCATGAACTCTTCCTTGGAAGTGTTTAGTGCAGCCAGTGTCTACCCCCTACCCAATATTTCCTAGAAAGTGGGGCTTATTTAAATCATTTTGCAAAAACAGGTGGACAGTTGACTAATGCACGGAGCCATCTTCCTCCTACTTCTTATTGCTTTGATTTTGTTTCTCTCAGCCAACAGAAGTCATGCTACATTTAAGAGCGGGTTAAGAGCCTATACATTAAGGCTTGCACATTAAACCAGTGATGTGTATAGCAACACAAAATCCTAATTGTTTTCCAAAATAAAAGAGTGAGAATCCATACAAATGTCATGAATACTCAGCACGGCCTTGTGTTGTAGGCCTTAGAGATGACACAAAAAATCCAATAAAGACCGTGCTATAAATAGGGAACCCCCAAAAGTAGCAGAAGGGTGAACATGTAAGGACAATGATCGCTAGAAAGTACAAGGTCACCATTTATGACACATTGATCATTTTCCCTGATTTGCTTTATTAGATTCATTTTTAACTTTCTCATTGCATCTGGGAGATACCGTTTTGTGCAGTTCACAATATTTAGGGCTTTCTTCGGATCTACACTTAAAGGACCTTCCCAACCATAGATATCTATGGCATATCCAAAAATTTCTAGAACACTATTCTACAGGCTGTGGCACCAGCAGAGGTCGCATCTAGGTAGTAACATAGATAAGGTAACCAAGTATGTCTGTCTATTGAATTCAATGTGTTGAGGAAACGCAGGGACCCCCATTCTCCCAATAAATATAGCAATGTAAATGTATAAGGTGAGAAAACTGATCtacttgtgttttatgttattttgaGATGAGATCTTGGGGACCACCTCTGCATGATAGTAGTATCTTGACTAAAGTTGGACATGTACATAAGTTTTTCTTAGTTGACTATCTCCTGAATTTTCCAGGTTTTTGTCATCTCCAGTGTTAGTTGGAAAGTTTACAAGTCTTTGATAGTTGGAACCCAGGCACATACAGTCAATATGACGTACATGGTGGACCGTATGAATAACAAAGGATCCGATGATGATATCTGTAAGTTGTGAGGTGGGACCTCCATGGATCAGACTCTATTTCCAAGCATATCCTACATATTCTAAGTCTGTTTGAGTTCCTTGCAATTTGGAGTCCAAGTCATCTTGAATTCTCACGTTTCTCAAACCATTCAGGAACATTATTTCCAGTGTGACAAGGCACATGAATGGTAGGACCCAAAGTTTTTATAGCAGGACATTCTCCAGAGTATCACGCTACCGCCAGTTTGCCTCcttcccatagtgcatcctgATGCCAACTTTTTAGCAGTTAAGTGACACACATGCATCTGGCCATCCACATTATGTAAGAGATTGGGATTTATCAGTCTAGCCCTCTTCTTCCATTGCTGCGTGGTCCAATTCTGATGCCCATGTGCTCATTGTGGGCAGTGGTCTACATCGGCACTCTGGCTATGCTGCCCTATGTACTGTAAGCTGTGATATTATGTGCATTCTAACACCTTTATATCCTAGCCTACAGTAACTTTTTCAGCAATTGGTACTACATTAAGTCTTCTGCGTTAACCTTAATCCCGTTCACCGGATGACAttccttggaccacttttgggaggtactaattaaaggggtattccggtaaagtaactacatttttccaaaactgcattaaggctgcaaaCTGTCATCAATTCAGAACCCATACTTATACATATAACCAGCGCTTCAATTTACCTTGTAATCCATTTGTttagctcctgtgtgagcctgcaacacactgagagtatcatggcgcctgatcttccctcaaaaaactacaatccccacaatccctagctttcctggtGTGAGTTTGTGCTTGTTCATGAGTGTTGCTGTTTATTGATTGGCTGTCTGATATACagtctggccacgcccccctttacTCAGTAATCACCaacacactaaggcccctttcacacgagcgagttttccacgcgggtgcagtgcgtgatgcgaacgcattgcgcctgcacggaatccggacccatttatttcaatgggtctgtgtacatgagcgttgtttttcacgtatcacttgtgtgttgcgtgaaaatcgcagcatcctCTATatcctgcatttttcacacaacactggccccatagaggtgaatgggggcttcagtgaaaaatgcattgcactcgtgcggaaaaaactgaacgcaatcgcagactaaactgactgaacttgcttgcaaaatggtgcgagtttcactgaacgcgtttttcacgcacgtgataaaaaattgaaggtttacaaacaacatctcttagcaagcatcagtgaaaaacgcatcgtatctgcacttgcttgtgtttttcactgaagccccattcacttctatagggccagcgttgcgtgaaaaccacAGAATATAAAACATACTGAGATTTTCacacagcgcacaagtgatgtgtgaaaaacaacgttcatgtgcacagacccatttaaatgaatgggtccggattcagtgcgggtgctatgtgttcgcatcacgcattgcacccgcgcgggaaactcgctcgtctgaaaggggcctaacacttccttttgtttcacaagacatttagctaggGAATGAATAGCAACACattgagcatgctcgacctaacaaaggctcagaactacaggtcgatgccatggtaatgtatgaggaaacacagtgggtagcagaggaagaaaactacttaGAAAACTACTAATTAATGGTAAATATTGGAAATTTACATATTGGGCAATTATTaatgatgaattagtctaaaacacacgttatatttatggtaaccggaatacccctttaaccattgcatTCTGGGAACACCCCACAAAACCTGCCATTTTGGAGATGCACTGACCCAGTCATCATGCCATCACAATTTGTGCCCTGTTAAAATCATTTAGATCTTTCCGCTTGTCCTTTTTACTAATTGCAAAATGGAAAATTCAGGAACGGACTGTTCACTTGCTGCCTGATAGATAACTGTTACCCACTGAAATGTGCCTTCACCTGTGAGTGGTCTTCATATTATGACTGATCGGGGTACCAAGTATAAGTTATGGCCTTATTAGTGttcagtcgtggccaaaagttttgagaattacataaatatcggaaattggaaaagttgctgcttaagtttttataatagcaatttgcatatactccagaatgttatgaagagtgatcagatgaattgcatagtccttctttgccatgaaaattaacttaatcccaaaaaaaccttcccactgcatttcattgctgtcattaaaggacctgctgagatcatttcagtaattgtcttgttaactcaggtgagaatgttgacgagcacaaggctggagatcattatgtcaggctgattgggttaaaatggcagacttgacctggtgatgcttgaaatcattgttcttccattgttaaccatggtgacctgcaaagaaacgcgtgcagcaatcattgcgttgcataaaactggcttcacaggcaaggatattgtggctactaagattgcacctcaatcaacaatttataggatcatcaagaacttcaaggaaagaggttcaattcttgttaagaagggacagattgatcttctgcagaaaatatggtgaatggactgctgaggactggggcaaagtcatattcgccgatgaagcctctttccaattgtttggggcatcaggaaaaaggcttgtccggagaagaaaaggtaagcgctaccatcagtcctgtgtcatgccaacagtaaagcatcctgagaccattcatgtgtggggttgcttctcatccaagggagtgggctcactcacaattatgCCCTaaaacagccatgaataaagaatggtaccaaatcaccctccaacagcaacttcttccaactatccaacaacagtttggtgaagaacaatgcattttccagcacaatggagcaccgtgccataaggcaaaagtcatAACTAAGTGACtctgggaccaaaacgttgacattttgggtccatggcctggaaactccccagatcttaatcccattgagaacttgtggtcaatcctcaagaggcgggtggacaaacaaaaacccactaattctgacaaactccaagaagtgattatgaaagaatgggttgctatcagtcaggaattggtccagaagttgattgagagcatgcccagtcgaattgcagaggtcctgaaaaagaagggccaacactgcaaatactgactctttgcataaatgtcatgtatatgtcgataaaagcctttgaaacgtatgaagtgcgtgtaattatatttcactacatcacagaaacaactgaaacaaagatctaaaagcagtttagcagcaaacttggtgaaaactaatatttgtgtcattctcaaaacttttggccacgactgtacatacctGTTCAATTGTTTACCAATTTACAGTACTGTGTCAAAGTTTTAGGCATGTGTAGAAAAAAGAAGTAACAAATAGAAGTATTAGTAGTTTTGTTTATTCACTTtgctaattgataaaaataaggaGAAATCTGaatccaatcaatatttgatgtggccaccctttgccttcaaatcAGCATTAGTTCTTCTAGGTGCACTTGCACAAAGTCTTTGAAGGAAATCgtcagggaggttgttccagacatcttagagaactaaccac
This genomic stretch from Bufo gargarizans isolate SCDJY-AF-19 unplaced genomic scaffold, ASM1485885v1 original_scaffold_2150_pilon, whole genome shotgun sequence harbors:
- the LOC122924033 gene encoding adhesion G protein-coupled receptor A3-like → VIRVSLKSWHMLVNLCLHIFLTCTVYVGGVNQTRNARVCQAVGILLHYCTLATLLWVGVTARNIYKQVTKKAKRCQDPDELPPPPRPMLRFYLIGGGIPIIVCGITAAANIKNYGSRPTAPYCWMAWEPSLGAFYGPASFIVFINCMYFLSIFIQLKRHPDRVFELKEQTEEQQRLAASENGEGNQQDSLSVSLVSTSALENEQTFQAQLLGASLTLFLYVSLWIFGALSVSLYYPMDVVFSCFFGVTCLSLGAFLVVHHCMNREDVRRALINMLCPGRSTYSVQVNVPPSNSSAANGEAPKCTNSSAESSCTNKSASSVKNSSQGCKLTNLQAAAAQCNTNPLPVNTAPQLDNSLTEHSLDNDIKMHVAPVEVQYRPNGHPSRHHKNRSKHRSSRLTVLREYAYDVPTSVDGSVQNAVPKSRPSYSEGHSRSRRAYLAYRERHFNQSHQDSSDAGSTLPRYSRNMERPPSANHKKDILREPIAVELESQQKSYGLNLAVQSEPVKNEVTEEPPTNTDSNGNVRTGLWKHETTV